AAGTCTAAATCAGTTGTTGCAAATCCGGACGAACCCGCCGACCCCGAAGGGGGTGGCGGGTTCGCCGAATGGGCGATGCTGACGCTCCATGCGCTTCGTATCGAGCTGGCAAAATCCTACCGCGTCGCACTTGATTTGCTGAGTGAGATGCCTGGTGTCCTTGACGAGATCGGACTCACACGGCTCCCTCACTACACCGTTCTCCGCACGTGGTTTGAGCGGATTCCAACCAAGACGTGGCGTGCGTTTCTCGGCGCGTCGGCCGAGAAACGCACTGGCCACGCTTCGATTGACGCAACTGGCTTTGACCGTGACCAAC
This sequence is a window from Halomicroarcula saliterrae. Protein-coding genes within it:
- a CDS encoding IS5 family transposase, with translation MTSEIRLFTRVTVAKSKSVVANPDEPADPEGGGGFAEWAMLTLHALRIELAKSYRVALDLLSEMPGVLDEIGLTRLPHYTVLRTWFERIPTKTWRAFLGASAEKRTGHASIDATGFDRDQPSRHYANRTDYRVRALKVTALVDVETLYITDIHSTTSKKHDAKIGPQVARRNAGDLRSLAADKGYDAKAFRDE